From Mucilaginibacter rubeus, a single genomic window includes:
- a CDS encoding FecR family protein codes for MNEKEYSKKLIDKYLDGKCSEREKLLVERFYMDQFIEKKLPEKEYLTTLKTEIWNKVSENTFADTSHRKQKALYYRIAAMILFIISAAAYLYFGRGPQQPPQQMAAKIIPGSNKAILILANGKKVILNESPDGQIAAGTGIKATKTNGQLVYAAAGAGGEDEVNAFNTVQAPKGGYYRVILTDGTKVWLNSGSSIRYPLAFQAKERKVELEGEGYFEVAHRAAQPFIVKTRDHMVRVLGTHFNINSYADEPASKTTLLEGAVQIGSEKGNRLLKPGQQAVIGKDQIDVVKADIEQVMAWKNGDFIFDGESLNVIMRQISRWYDVDVAYQGNIGDVQFGGSISRSKDITDVLKVLEVTGAVHFKITGRRIMVMR; via the coding sequence ATGAACGAAAAAGAGTACTCAAAAAAGCTTATTGACAAATATCTCGACGGAAAATGCTCAGAACGGGAGAAACTTTTGGTCGAAAGATTCTATATGGATCAATTTATTGAAAAAAAGCTCCCTGAAAAGGAATATTTAACAACATTAAAAACCGAGATCTGGAATAAGGTGTCGGAAAACACCTTTGCCGATACCAGTCACAGAAAGCAAAAAGCACTATATTATCGTATTGCGGCGATGATCCTATTCATTATAAGTGCTGCAGCCTACCTGTACTTCGGTCGTGGTCCACAGCAGCCACCACAGCAAATGGCAGCTAAGATCATCCCCGGCAGCAACAAAGCGATATTGATCCTGGCCAACGGAAAAAAGGTTATCCTGAACGAAAGCCCGGACGGGCAGATCGCTGCGGGGACAGGTATCAAGGCGACTAAGACTAACGGACAACTTGTCTACGCTGCGGCCGGCGCAGGTGGTGAAGATGAAGTAAATGCATTTAATACCGTACAAGCACCGAAAGGCGGCTATTACCGCGTCATTTTAACAGACGGCACAAAGGTCTGGTTAAATTCGGGTTCGTCCATTCGCTATCCTTTAGCATTTCAGGCGAAGGAGCGTAAAGTAGAATTGGAAGGTGAGGGCTATTTTGAAGTGGCGCACCGGGCCGCCCAACCCTTTATTGTAAAAACAAGAGACCACATGGTCCGCGTACTCGGCACGCATTTCAATATCAACAGTTACGCTGATGAGCCCGCGTCAAAAACTACTTTACTGGAGGGCGCTGTCCAGATCGGCAGCGAAAAAGGGAACCGCTTACTTAAACCGGGGCAGCAGGCCGTCATCGGGAAGGATCAAATTGATGTCGTCAAAGCAGATATAGAGCAGGTCATGGCCTGGAAAAACGGAGATTTTATATTTGACGGCGAATCCCTTAACGTTATTATGCGGCAGATCAGCCGTTGGTATGACGTTGACGTCGCCTACCAGGGGAATATCGGGGATGTCCAGTTCGGGGGCTCTATTTCGAGATCTAAAGATATTACCGACGTACTAAAAGTACTGGAAGTAACAGGAGCAGTGCACTTTAAAATAACAGGAAGGAGGATCATGGTGATGCGATAA
- a CDS encoding RNA polymerase sigma factor, with translation MAYKDLAEKDLISLLQQNDDAAFSEIFNRHWGFAYLHALKLLNDEDEAKDIVQEVFTSIWNQSGSLTGETNLRAYIFSAVRNRTLNHIRDQKVRSEYMDLFAIYCAQHQNIILDAIHEKELLSAINLVIDSLPPRMKEIFELSRTEHLSHKEIADKLDISTGTVKRQISNALYILKDRLDKPENLIVIIFLQSIKGH, from the coding sequence ATGGCATATAAAGATCTCGCGGAAAAAGATTTGATAAGTTTGCTTCAGCAGAACGATGACGCCGCATTTTCAGAAATTTTCAACCGTCACTGGGGTTTTGCTTACTTGCACGCGCTGAAACTACTGAATGATGAAGATGAAGCCAAGGACATTGTTCAGGAAGTATTTACCAGTATCTGGAACCAGTCCGGCAGCCTGACGGGTGAAACGAATCTTCGCGCGTACATTTTTTCGGCAGTGCGCAACAGAACGCTTAACCATATCCGGGACCAAAAGGTTCGTTCAGAATATATGGACCTGTTCGCTATCTACTGTGCGCAGCATCAAAACATAATTCTGGATGCCATTCATGAAAAAGAATTGCTGTCAGCGATCAACCTCGTGATCGATTCTCTCCCGCCACGGATGAAAGAAATATTTGAACTGAGCCGGACCGAGCATTTATCACACAAAGAAATAGCCGATAAACTGGATATCTCGACGGGGACTGTGAAAAGGCAGATCAGCAATGCGCTATACATTCTGAAAGATCGGCTGGATAAGCCGGAAAACCTGATCGTAATTATTTTTCTGCAATCGATCAAGGGACATTGA